GTAACAAAGGGGGTCAATTGAACCCCCTTCGTTGAAAAAttgtaccattttttttttttttttttttttttgcatatacTATAAGTTGTTAATCTCCTTGACATAAGAACTTCATACATAGTTGTCCCGACTAGTTTGGGATTGGGGTGTAGTTGGTTGATTGCTTGATTCGTATTATCTTAGCTGTCATTATCACTAGTTAATAGAGCTTTTGGTTCTTCCTTAGCCCATTTGCTTTTTCAAGTATAAAGGTCTCAGTTAGGAAAGAAGGGGGGAGACAATTCCTCAATTGCAGTTTGTTTCCATGaaaattatactccctctgtcccaatttatatgaagtTCTTTGACTGGGCGCATAGTTTAAGAggaaaaggaagacttttgaaacttgtggtttaaaacaagTTATAGAAATTTCTATGGCTAtgaatcatctcattaagggaaaattgggaaattaaagttaaattgttactaaacattgaaagatgtcattctttttgggattaactaaaaaggaaagagtgtcgcataaattagaacggagggagtagatgTGTTTTTTTGATGCTAATGTTTGATCAATGTCACGACTGCTTAATTGTGCTATTCCGGTGGAAAACAAAATGTTGATGGAAATGCTAAATTTTCTGTGCTTCCCTGTTACCTTCCTGGAAAACGGTTGgtagaaaaaaaattgtagctTTCGTTAATTTAGACGTCTTATTCTGTCTTTGCATACAGGTGATGAGGGACCTGAGTAGCTCAGATGACTACAGAGAGTCTTTGAAGGAGCTTGATGCAGCTTTACGTGAACTGACCTCTAATCCACATCTTCCTCAGGTAGTGCATTTGTTACATTCCCTgataaataatttattagttTTGTTTTTAATGCTTTGTATATCTCTAACTTCATCTATCAGTTTCTATTATTTCCTGTTGCAACTTTAATAATACTGAAAAGAGGAAAGGCTCCTTGCTGTTAATATTTTCAACAGGGTCTAGCACATATTTGCTCGAAGGTCCTTAGCAAAGCGAGTGAATTCATGCTAGAACATCTCATCAGCGTCTTTCCACTGAGAGATGAACACCTCAAAGCTTTACTGACTGCAACTCTTGAGATGGACTTTCACATGCACCAGAAGACAGATAGTAGATCTCTCCTTGGAATTTTTGAAACCTTGATGTGTAATACATCTAAAAGCCCCGTTCCTAATGAGAGAAAGTTCCTAATGGAGGAATCTCTAAACTCTTCTTCAAGCGGACAAGCTGATGATTCAATCAGCTGTGGGTTTTCTCACTTCACTGCACAAGCACTTGAAAGGAGGCAACTAACGGTTTCATTGATATCTTCAGCAGAGACAGGTTTGAACATTTTGTCTAGTGGCTTAAGAGATCTATATGAGAGGGAGGATGACAATGCCTTAAATGTAAATATGAAGCATGCAACAAATTTCATGTAAGTGATGTAGACACTCTATCTATTTAACTAACATGAAGGCACTTTTTAGGTCTGCAGTTAGTGTATCGgctttatgaatttcataagCATATGTGTCTtttcaaagaaattaaaagCAGAATGTCTGAGCTTCTTCTGCATCAGGACGAGGGTTGGAGTAGTTTCGTATCTTGTTTTTTTTGACTTGTTTGggtttatttcttaaaatagaacacttttcaaacttcaaaccctTTGAAGTAACATAAAAAACCATAATGCACCTTACCACTTGTCATGAAAAGGAGCATGTTGCTCGCATCCCATAAACAAGCTGGATCCAATATGACGAATAATACCGTAGCACCCCTGACCCTCATGGCCAAAAAATTCTTATTGCTTAGTCCACTAGCATGTGTATTCACAACTAGATGCAGTACCTCGGAATAGTAACTCGTAAACGACGGTTCAAATTCAGTAAGCTGTCTATCATTATTTCGTGACTTCTAACATGCAACATTAAACCCAGTGAAATCCAGAAATTGGGGTCTGgtggagggtagagtgtacactGACCTTACCCTACTTCTCTATAATTGGGCGGAGAGGCTTCAGTTAAAACCTCCTAAGCTGTAAATGGTGGAGTTGcagaagtatttttttaaaaacctcGATTACTGCCCTTGTGACAGAATGTGATCATGTgtacatatttttcctttcttcttacATGAGTAGTTAAGTATGTACGGACCTCATTTGTAATGCAGCAGAAAATAAAGTCTCTTCTTGTTAATGCCCCAAGGACTGAAGAAATACCAATCGGTTCTGCTGTCTGGAATTCTTGGAAATCAAGAAGCCTATCATATTTGCTTGACAAGAGAACTATTAGACTGGTCTCAGGTGCCAGTCTTCTGTTTTCTGCACCGAAGAGTCAATGGATTCAAGTGTTTCAGCGGATAGATATATCATCTCAACTTGAAGATAGTTTGCGCGAAATAGTTGTAAGTCAATTTAGCTATCTTTCATAGCATTCTCTGGTTCAAACCTTCTTTTTTGgaaacatttttattttatattttatgacGGTGGCGTCCGGCCAGCTTGCGCACCTCGATTATTCCACCCgatacctgctacctcccactaGCACAGTTACCGTGTAACTC
This portion of the Lycium ferocissimum isolate CSIRO_LF1 chromosome 1, AGI_CSIRO_Lferr_CH_V1, whole genome shotgun sequence genome encodes:
- the LOC132050444 gene encoding uncharacterized protein LOC132050444; amino-acid sequence: MAVWSYPDMSLQDLMKMVKGFIDMLILACGYQSSGRLAHWDSHNIKKALQWALFLEHVMRDLSSSDDYRESLKELDAALRELTSNPHLPQGLAHICSKVLSKASEFMLEHLISVFPLRDEHLKALLTATLEMDFHMHQKTDSRSLLGIFETLMCNTSKSPVPNERKFLMEESLNSSSSGQADDSISCGFSHFTAQALERRQLTVSLISSAETGLNILSSGLRDLYEREDDNALNVNMKHATNFMTEEIPIGSAVWNSWKSRSLSYLLDKRTIRLVSGASLLFSAPKSQWIQVFQRIDISSQLEDSLREIVELMLLGCVVDKWSFLIDRLMLTSYEFVTTSRLYNEVHKFVQRGCREDIINSKEKGIIEYLEVFLHNRLHLLWELSPVLAAFAIPSWSNLFRKYLTELDSQVTGDFSVTRSCSSSKERKEQRECDVAERIWCLHVCHVGGSGVESSSFSACQYSS